In the genome of Phycodurus eques isolate BA_2022a chromosome 11, UOR_Pequ_1.1, whole genome shotgun sequence, the window ttagggggctgggtcaaaaatgttttgttttagctatttttcaaattgaactaaaattgtaatcatagaAATTTCCGAAAGCAACTGAAATTTGATGAGACATTTTCCCCAGTAATGCAatgaattacaattacattttgtaatttcccCAAATTATGTTACGTAATCTTgttaaatgtaattagttactccccaacactgtttGAAATGCATCACGTCAGcacacttccttgacaccaatcaCTATTTTCCAATTAGTTAtagctttggcgccatcttgtggcatctgaaaataatgcacaaaaaacacaacaaagtgaatttgtgaatagcaaacTGTGTAACAGTGTCCTCTTGAAGACCTTTCCCTTTCGACGTCATTTTCCAATTGCTCCTCCAGGTCAGCGGGATGTCAGCTGTCGTCCGGTCTCCACGGCAACACGACCCCTCCGTCGGGCGACCAGCGCGACCGCGACCAGCGCGAGCGTCTGGCACGCGCGTCGCGCCTCTTCTGCCGACCCGAACGCCGAGACGACATCTGGAACCAGCGGCGGCGCTCGGCGGGATATCTGGCGTAACGTCGTCACGAGGGGGCGCTCTTCAGCGCCGCTAAATCATTTcttgggggcggtgggggggctcaagggccacatttgattctTAAAACAGACACATGGGCAAATGTGAATTATAATTCCAATTCAAATAATACAAGTTTAAATATTTTAGATAATTTtatcaaaacaatttgaattttaCTAAATGACAAatggatttgttttattaataattataggTAAGGTATATAGGTAAGTTAAAAGTGATATGTAAAATATGATATATTTATTATCATTGATTCCTCAACAAATgcattaatacaaaaatatattttaaatgtatagaaaaaattatttcaccaatatagttttattatttatgataactcaatatttaatgagacGCAGGCCCCTCCCCTTTTGTGGCCCACAGGCCATACATTGCCTGCCCCTGATTTCATAAAGttgttatatttatatataaaatgtctTTGCATTCTTAATGTGATTATCATGAAGAAACATCCTGTGAAATCTTAGTAAGAATACCAATATTCGTGAAAAATCAAAATTAATGTTCATGTTGCGTTTTATCAGAGCATTTACTAAAGTCACATGTGActtgtgatgatgtcatcatagATTGCCATATCTATGATGTTACGTGTTGTTTCTCGATGCGCACCTTTTcttgttgattgtttttgtcCAGGCCACATGTAGCACAAGCTAATGCTTCTAGAACATTCAAGTGTGTATGACAGGCCGGAAAGCACGTGACAGAGACAATCGGCACTTTTCATTGCTCAAGGTCaaaggtcaaacagaagtagttgTTTGTACACTCCGTCCCGTAAACTTCACGTTGACAGTCGCTGCGAATCCACTTATTTATTATACTTGCATATTAAACAACATGCCACCGAAAGTGTCAGTGCTGTACTCTAATAACATTAATCTATCCACACGTGTTCCTATACAGGAGATACAGGAAGTCGGGGCAAATTTgggattttttaaaactaacCCATTTGTCGTCATGCGGTCCGTGTTTAATCCAGGTTTAGTCCTAATTTAATAATCATTTCATGTAAGTTTAATGTTCATGGTTTCCTCTATATAGCTCAACTATCCTAAAAATCAAGCATTACATTCTCCTTAGGGGGAtatcaaagaagaaaaagaaaaacttgctTCCGGGTcggcggcacggcgggcgactggttagagcgtcagcctcacagttctgaggacccgggttcgatccccggccccgcccgtgtggagtttgcatgttctccccgtgcccgcgtggcttttctccgggcactccggtttcctcccgcgtccccaaaacatgcatgaattggagactctaaattgcccataggctgtgaatgcgagtgcgaatggttgtttgtttgtatgtgccctgcgattggctggcaaccggttcagtgcgtaccccgcctcccgcccgatgacagctgggataggctccggcacgcccgcggctcagaaaatggatggatggatccttcCGGGTCAGTTTGGTCATTTGAGCGTCATTCCAAGTTTTAGTTTTGCAATTATGTCAACTTcaaaccttttgttttttcctgcgTTGTCAACAATTATGATCAATTATGCCCCCACCAATAAAAATCGCTTTcatgccaacatttttttcacatttttgcttTCATGTAACTTTTTTCGTGCTCatgtccactttttttctctaccaacattttattgtatttgtagcTTTCCTGTCAACAGCATTCATTTTGGCCTTAAActcacattgtcttttttttttcctttcattgTCAGaagtttttttcacttttttgctttcatttttccccaatcaggatttttttggTGTTTGCTATAATAccaatattttcatttacaatCATGTCAAAAATATTACGTTAATTAATATACATCCACTTTAAAAATTGTTACTGTTGTCAACAATTTCACTTTCATGTCAAACTTTTTTCGCTTTCATGTCAACATCTTCAGAAATGTTTGCGATCATGTCAACAAATCGCTTTAATGTAAATAAACGTATGCACTTTCatgttaatttaaaattgttatgtaaaaacaattgtgactttggggtaaaaaaagaacaaaaaataacaattcactATCAAAAATCCAGTCATCAAAATAATTGCtcacataatttttttgttttcaatatgtcaacaatttttccaatttttgcttttgtcttttttttttacttggtaTGTCAATAATGTATTAATGGTCGCTATGATTCTCATACCACGAGTTGTGAAAgtgaaaacaacataaaaacaatttgtaTAATATTTCTCTCAAGTCAGACTTGACTGTGAAAAAATGTCTCCTTCCATTTCCAAAACACAACTCCTGTATACCTTCACATTTAGCGGGTTGTAATTTTGTATGACTTGTTTGATGTGTTCGAAATGTTCCAAAagtaatgtcttgttttttggCTACCAGTAACAGGTTCAAAGTTCAAGTGAGAAACCTCGTGCAAAACTGTGAACCGTTTTAATGCTCACTTGAAAGATGAGCCGAAAACTTGAAGTCTAAAATGAAATGCAGGTGAGAAACATGTAAGATCTCATGCAACCTATAAAAGTAATTTCCAGTAAAAAATGACGAGGAGGCGGCAGTGGCGTGTTGTTTTTCTCTTGTTCTAGAAGCTTTATTGGTAGATAATGTTTACATCTTACAACGCATTCCACAAACTTTTTCTGGTCACAATTTTTAAGTATGAACAAGTCGATCACACGATTCAAACAGATGCTGGAAGTTTATAAAGAGTTGAGCTCCACACATAATATGCTTTTTACGCCTTGCTTGTTGTTTCTCTTGTTGTATTGAAATCATTGGATGTTGTTGACGTGGCAGATTAATGTACGGTAAACGTGTTTCTTCCATCACTACATCGCGGCCATGACACCAAGACGACGACAGCCGAACGTTTTTCTAGAAAGATGAGCCTAGCGTGTTACTCACAAGccatgaagatgatgaagatgaagacgTCGGCAAATGCTCAAAAGCCCCGCCCACCTTCGGGCAGAAAACAAACATCCTCCACGAAGAGACAGAAGCCGGCTGGAGGGGGGAGATCAAAAATTAAATCTGGCCTGTCTAACTAAAGTGCTCGCAAGCAAACTCTcttacaaaacaacaacaacaacaacaacaaaaggtctCAATCGGAAGTCACAAAACAACCGAGGGAGCGTGTGGCCTTCCCCGGCCGGGGGAAGCAGAGGTGGCGGGCGGGGGCGGTTCACACATCAAGCCGACCTTCTTTGTCTTCTGCCAGAAAACCAAAAGGTtcacaagtggaaaaaaagtgtttttattatttgacaAATAAACTTAGAAGGACCACGCCTCCTCCCTCATTCCTTCACGTTCCCCCACTACATAGACAATAAACCCCCCTTCCTGTCCGTCCAGCCAGCCTCTTCTCCGCACTTTCCCACTTCATCTTCTCGTCACTCGGTTTTGCGTTTCATCCCAGGAACTTTGGCCTGGATCCTGGAAGACAAAAACACCAACGTAATTAAAGGTGGTGTCCCTCAAGGCTCCATTCTGGGCCCTCCGTCCATCACATCTTGTTAACATGGGAAACTTCTCCAACATTTCACATTTgtagaaaaaaactaacaacaaGGGAATGTTTAAACAAAAAGTGGTGTCCCTCAAGGCTCTATCTATTCTGTGGCCACAATACCAGGTCTTCTCAAACATTTGGGTGCAGGGGAAGATACATTTTACCAAGAACCCCCTTCAAAATAGTaacgccaattaaacataacgaCCATGTGCAACCCTAACTACCATGGGAATTATTTTTGGGAACAATTCAACCTAAATATTCACGACCTGTTTAATAGAAAAGGAACTTTTCACTGTCAAATCTTGCtgttgttcatattttttttttactaaaatcaATAACATCGTTTAAATTCTTCGCTTTTGCCAACCCTTTTTTTGCacacattacaactttttactataatgtgcaaaaagaaaaaaatcactgcCCTGTTAACTTAAAAAGGCCAACTACTTTTTTaaggttcctttttttttgccgtCATGTCAACAAGTTCTAAAGTTGCCACTTTTGTATATTttaggaaaggaaaaaaaaaacaaacatcttttaTGGTGACAATTTTGTTATGCTCACTATCAGAAAGAAATTTACTCTCGTTAATGTTTTTGATAACTATTGTACTATTCTGTCAACATATTTTCCGTGGTGACTTTTTAGGTCAATGTATTTTCATTACATCCATTTTTTGAAGGGCACTTTACTGCTTCTCAATTTTTTCCCCATGGTTTGTTTCCACTCTATTATGCCtacaatttcaaattgtcacttTCATGTCAGCTATTTGACAATTATGGCAACCATTTATTATGGTTGTTTTGctgttcaaaaaataaataaaatcaaactttCCGGCAACATGAAACATTCGATTTCATTTCAAACTTCTTTTCATGTAAATGTTTCAAATTGTTGCTTTCCTGTCAATTGTTCTCGCTTTCACGTGaacaattatttacatttcactATTATCTCATTTATGGTCActctgatgtaaaaaaaaatattttgccttcATGTCAACCTTGTTTTCAGTTTCATGTCGAGTTTCAAAATTGTCGCTTTCATATTTGTCTTTTACTATcaagtcaaaatatttgttgaacTCATTCTTACATTGTTTTGTGCACGACAACCAAATGTTCATTCACTAAGGACCGTGTTTGCATCCTCGTTTTaacaaaagggacattttctTCCACCGAGATGAAGCCAAGTTTTTGAAGGTGACTTACTTTCCAATGACGTCTTTGATTTGGTTGTTGACGAGCGCCAGGTAATGATCGATCTGAGCCTGACACAAAATTCGAAAAaacaaggttacaaaaaaactaaacaagaaTAGGAGCAATAGCACGAAATGGTGGTAAGGTGGATGTTAAAAGTCTCACCTGGTGTTTCTCGTAGATGATTGGACAGCTGAAGGCTCCGATGACGGCTAAAAAATAGAAGACGAAATCATCAAACGATAAACTGCAGTCGGCGCGGAAATTGTGTGCGTGAAGGCCGAAGAGCCGAGGCTGAACTGGAAATGCTGCAGAATTCATTGAAATGCAGGAAATGTACAATTTGACACATTAAGatcggggggcgggggggacctCATGTATAGGATAGAGGTACATTTTGCCATTCCGGTGGGAATTCTCTGAAAATGTGGACTCGTACttgaatattgaacattttcaagtgaGAATGATTTAAATTGGTTGGTTAAGAAACCGAATTTGAGGGGAATGCGTTAAATGAgctttttctgaggaaaaagTGAGAATTCaggaaatgtgaaaaatagttgCCAGGATGTCCTGAATGAAATGATGGACTCGCCCCTAcatgtcaaaattggaactaaacctTCTATTCATGTTTGCACTTAACCTGAACATGATCAAATGCAGTTCGCCCACTCTAGCGCTCAGGGTCTCAATTTTGGGTGGAGAATGACATATGAGACTGAATTAGGCTAATTGCTCCACCAGAGCGAAGTTTACTTTCCCTAGGCCTTTTAAAAGGATCGTATGTttccatttctttgtttttggacgGCAGGTTCGAAAGTGTCGCGCTCACCCAGAATGGCCAGCGTGAGTCCGTTGAAGAGCGCGCCCACGTAGGTCAGGATCCACATCAGCAAGGCGAACTGGAATCGcacattttggttttatttttgtcgGACAGCGTGTTAAAAAGTCCgagagcgaggaggaggagcatcTTCCACCTTGATGGAGTCCACCAGGTCCTCGACCAGGAAGAGACGCCTCAGCTCGCTGACGGTCTTGTTGATTTTCTCCAGGAGGACGTCGCCGTACTTGTGCGCCGTGTCCTCGGACAGCGCCACCTCACGTTCCAGGTACTGCCTGCGACGCACCGTCGTGCCACGCGGACGGCAATCGATCAGTCAATCGACAGATCGAACGGGTCGATGGATCGGACGCCGCCGTGCCCGCGGATCTCATTACCGGACGTACGCGACGCACAAAGAGCCACTCACTTGAAGGGGTGTCCCTCGTCGGACTTCTGGATGGCCTGCAGGATGCCTTTGTAGATGCGGAAGCAGACGGTGACGGAGAGCAGCGCCAGGCCGACGTAGGAGCACACGCTGACGATGCTGCACACCGTCAgcgacagcagcagcagcagcgccgCCCCGAACACCACGCCGGTGGTCTTCAGGTCGCGCCAGTACACCAGATCCGCCACTGGGGACGCCAGTAAAACACATCCACGTTATCATTCGTATTGTTAGACATCACgttgaaatgaaatgttcaaaacCGTGCTTTAAATGAGTCATCGCGGAACGAAAACGCTACCGTTTCCATTTGAGGGAAACTATCGTTACATTTTGCAGTCAAGCCTGGCCAGCTATTGAAGGGGGAAGTAATTGACGCCTCCCAAAAAAGGTTTTGTAGTAGTCACTTCTTTCTGGATTACTTTTAAGTTGACTAAATTCACATTTAGTCTTTACGATTTAAGttcaccccccaccaccaccacattaTTTAAGCGCAATATAACTGTTCAAACCGTGCATGGTGTTACAGTGgctaacaaaaatattaaatacacttgAAGAATAAAAGCCCAGTATTTTTGAGGTAGTACTTGATGTAAAAGgcttgagaaccactggcctatattaatagttttgaACCGTAAATAGTGTTCTCCAttggcctcacagttgagaatcattcactcattccttaCTCCCTCGATCGTTGACTTTGGGGCTTAAATGATTCATCCAGTACGCTCGAAACACATGGGAATTATTTTATAcaaaccccgattccaatgaagtcgggacattgtgttaaatttaaataaaaacagaatgcaatgatttgcaaatcatgttcaacctatattcaattcaatacagtgcaaaaacaagatatttaatgctcaaactgaagaacattttgggggggacgGGACGAGACGAGACGACGACGACTATTGACAAAATTTGAGTTCGATGGCCGTCACGCGCTCCCAAGAAGCTGggacggcggcatgtttacgacCGTGTTACATCTCCTTTCCTTCAACAACACTCAACAAGCATTTAGGAAGGTGAGGACACgaattgctgaagctttgtacgaagaattctttcccattcttgcttgacgtacagcttGAGTTCCTCAACAGTCCGTGTTTTTCTCCATTGTGGTATTTTGTGCTTGATAATCCAACTGCACaggttttcaatgggagacaggtctggactgctggcaggccacaGTCTcatactcgcactcttttactagcgagccacgctgttgtaacacgtgcacaatgtggcttggcattgtctcgcCGAAATAAGGAGGGACGGCCTTGacaaagacgtcgcttggatggcagcagatgttgctccaaaacctgtatgtagtgCAAGTTTCAGCATGAATAGTGCCATGGGCACTAATACACCCCAACACCACCACAGATGCtagcttttcaactttgcgcCGATAACAAGCCGGATGGTCcttctcctctttggcccggaggacaccacGTCCGTGATTTCccaaaacaacttgaaatgtggacttgtcagaccacagcagacttttccactttgggtCATTacctctcagatgagctcgggcccagagaagccgcccggcggcgtttctggcttTTGTTGATAAGTTACTTTCTttactttgcatggtagagttttaacttgcatttgtagacgTAGCGACCAactgttaactgacaatgggtTTCTGAAGTGCTCCTGGGCTCTCGTGCAGGCAATATCCTTGACACGATATGACAACGTTTTTTTAAtgccgtgccgcctgaggggttgaaggtcacgggcattcatgGTTGGATTTCTTCCTTGCCGCGTAAGATTCTCGGAATCATTAGATAAtatggacagtagatgatgTTATCCCCAGATTCCTTGCTATTGTAGGTTGAGAAATGTTCTTCTTAAACTGTAAGGCTATTTGCTCATGCGGTTgttgacaaagtggtgaacctcaccccatctttgcttgtgaacaactgagcctttcggggatgctccttttatacccgatcatgacactcacacctgtttccagttaacctgttcacctgtggaatgttcgaaaccgttttttttttttgcattcctcaactttctcagtcttttgttgcgcctgtcccagctttttgcgAATGTATAGCAGGGGTCAAATTCTaaatgagagagagaatatttcccaaaaataaaacgttCATCAGCtggaacatgaaatatcttgtctatgtCATATATTCAATTGACTAGATGTTGAAAATGAttcacaaatcattgtattctctttttatttacgtttgacacaacatcccaacctCATCgtaattggggtttgtagattGTCGATTAAAAATCCCGTTGTAGTGATTAAGGAGTATAGTAAGAGTAAATTATTCCGAACGCATTATTCGCTCATTCCCAACTCCCCTATCAGTATAAAGGGATTTATATACAGCGGACTATACAGTTGACTCTAGGGTTGAAACGATGACTCGACTACTCACTATATCGGGATTTTAAGTGTGGACGATGGTTCACTTACTGTTGACAAGAGTTCTGTTCCAACGGCATTGGCATAACCCGAAATTGGACATAAATTGGAACTTGTCATATTCcaatcactaacctatgcttacacagaaataattttggtaaatatttgtattttaatgaacTTAATAGGCCATAAATCTAAATTGCACGTCATACTGGACTCTCAAAAGCGCATGTCGGGAGGAGGATGGATGGTGCAGGGACAACAAATTAGACGGTACAGGTTGTTTGTAATCAAAGGAAATGTGCTTCACACTTAATTTGATAGAGAACTCGGGCAGTAGAGAAGTAAGGTTGGCAAACAGGAAGAAGTtgtacaaaatgaaaagaaatgatgtGTTCATACTTAAAAGTCGGATGGAATGTAAGTAAACATGTTCACACTTTAAAGCTTTTGGATGGGATATACACGGGTTTTATTGTCTGAAGGCATGGGCTGGTTACCAGCTTGTTGGTATACCTCGGTTTTAAAAAGTTACgagcatttttttcaatgagaATGCCGTCTTGAAAGAATTGTTTGCAAACAGTTAAGAGTGTCAACGTGTCTCGTGtcagtgaaataaatactgGAGACTTGCTACAGTTACTGATAACATGGCTAACATCAGCTTAGCAACAGATTCATAGTGACACCGACCCATcacgccccccccaccccacctttGCAGCATAAGACGGTAAACCGCTCTGGGGAAAACAGGAGAGTACCATGACTAAGGGTGAATTGAATTgaacctattgaatgttcaaatacattacaGACTTTgtctttcttcgtttttgttcagaaaaatcGCAAGCGcaaagctaacacacagtgAATAATATACATCATTGACAAGCTAACGAACATTTGCATTAAACTCGGGGcacttatatctctcaaaataatgaatattggtacacaaacgccGTATGAACACATACAAaaggacaatataacaatactctcaagaatatattcttcaaactgtgtgaaaaaggagttgtattaaaaatattcgATCGGGACTTGTATTTTCTTTGTCACTGTGAGTGTGCAGCTCATTGtatccaccatgctgcccctAAGAGGTCAAGAAGTGCACAGCAGGAATAGCGGGGGTCAAACTAACCTCGAGCCAGGAGGAAGTGCTTAGACCGGTTTTGCCGAATACGCAAGTAGGTTGCGCATTTACTGAATTATATTCGCTAATTTGCTGATGTTTGTCTGTTGTATATAGTGAATTTAATGTCAGTATTGCAACGTAATTGAAGTGGTAGATGTGAAAATGTCTATATTCGCACTTGGCGTTCGTTGTCTGGATTTTACATACCCTGGCTGGCCGGCAAGATTTGGATTTCCGTGGAGCTATTTTGCCACAAGATGAATCAACAAAAGGTTTTGTGCTTTTTGCGTGCAACCATGTGAGCTGACGTCCTTCCCAGATTTGCTCTGGTTTAGCGGGCGAGCGCCTCAGTACCCAGGAAAAcatcaacacacaaaaaaacacaagtccAACTACAGTGAAAGGCAAAAGGAAAGCGGTCATGAAGCTGAACAAATGTGTTAGCGTAGCTTCGGGCTTATGCTAGCAAGAAGCATGAGAATGATGAGGGGACCGTCAGCGATCAGGAGTCGCTGACTTTCCTTTTGCTTCTTTTATGGGTCAGACAGAAGAATTCCTCTTAGATAAACTGACATGACACATTTTTATGCTTCATCGAGCCAACGGCCAAAGCTGACTCAAAACTACTTCTTGTTTTCTACCCCATGGCGCAAGAGTGACCTTGCAATTCAGTCAACAACATAGTCCGCTATAGAAAAATGGCTACTGCGTTcgaattcattcactcatttcaTTCCCGACGGCCTAATCACTAAAAGGGGATTTTTACTGGCCTTTTAGTTCACCGTAGTCCGCTATATAAAAAGTACTATAAAGAGTTCggtacaactgaactgttcgTATTAAAAATCCACTAAAAAGTGTGTTCAGAATCATTCATCACTCTCTAATCACTATATAGGGACTTGAGTCAACTTTTAAGTCCACGAAAGTCCACACTCCTATACCTAAAACACAAAATCCCAGGAAGTAGGGCATCATTTACTCGCAGTTTTAGCCTCTTGGCGGCAAGGCTCGCTCCCCACTGTGCTTATCATACGTGAAGGTaaaggtattaaaaaaaataataataataataataataataaagtaattatTCTATCATTACTGAGGAGGTTGATGCTGGGGAAAAGAAAACTTCCTGCAAAAATTaatcaggagaaataaaacaaatcccagaagggatcaaaactgagcaaaacttgttttaaatgttatttgtagggctgcaactaacaattagcGTATTTTAATAGATAAATCTGTCGTTTATATTCtcattaattgatgaattggaaatattcttttttaaatttctatcCTTTTAGTGAAATGcgggacattatttcaaattgacagtacagaaaacaaattgattatgatCCAGTTAATGGTTTGATCCGCAACATCCGTGAGAAAATCGGAtgaaaatcattgttttccaaagtaaaattgCAAATGCGTTTTGATGAAACAATCTGTCTGCTTTAatggaggacgacagaaatcaAAGAATATTTTGTGTTAAGAGGCTGAAagtgaggatttggacaattctatGTTAAATAAGTTCTCGCAACGATTAGTCAATTATCAATATAGTTGTCGATTTATTTGATAAGTCGATTAGATGTTGATGAACTGTTGCACCTCTAGTCACTTACCATTTCGATAAACGAAGCAGCGGTGCAAAAACAATTGATT includes:
- the LOC133409421 gene encoding reticulon-1-like isoform X3 yields the protein MADNEEQQVSSSGDDVHHYRPEPEPEPEPEPYTALPKQDLFSLDDIVDLVGGAQDALERHMAEDEEPHQFTEPPEGRQPVPLPQVREGGGEEEEGEEEEEEEEQQQEQQLIPDSTGTANVPRTPSPPAEPQVCPESDALLPQPPADTQRAAAPASYVPSSPSKAQPQPLMQFPTVADLVYWRDLKTTGVVFGAALLLLLSLTVCSIVSVCSYVGLALLSVTVCFRIYKGILQAIQKSDEGHPFKQYLEREVALSEDTAHKYGDVLLEKINKTVSELRRLFLVEDLVDSIKFALLMWILTYVGALFNGLTLAILAVIGAFSCPIIYEKHQAQIDHYLALVNNQIKDVIGKIQAKVPGMKRKTE
- the LOC133409421 gene encoding reticulon-4-like isoform X4, which encodes MADNEEQQVSSSGDDVHHYRPEPEPEPEPEPYTALPKQDLFSLDDIVDLVGGAQDALERHMAEDEEPHQFTEPPEGRQPVPLPQVREGGGEEEEGEEEEEEEEQQQEQQLIPDSTGTANVPRTPSPPAEPQVCPESDALLPQPPADTQRAAAPASLADLVYWRDLKTTGVVFGAALLLLLSLTVCSIVSVCSYVGLALLSVTVCFRIYKGILQAIQKSDEGHPFKQYLEREVALSEDTAHKYGDVLLEKINKTVSELRRLFLVEDLVDSIKFALLMWILTYVGALFNGLTLAILAVIGAFSCPIIYEKHQAQIDHYLALVNNQIKDVIGKIQAKVPGMKRKTE
- the LOC133409421 gene encoding reticulon-4-like isoform X5, translating into METARVDTIKAAWRQQVADLVYWRDLKTTGVVFGAALLLLLSLTVCSIVSVCSYVGLALLSVTVCFRIYKGILQAIQKSDEGHPFKQYLEREVALSEDTAHKYGDVLLEKINKTVSELRRLFLVEDLVDSIKFALLMWILTYVGALFNGLTLAILAVIGAFSCPIIYEKHQAQIDHYLALVNNQIKDVIGKIQAKVPGMKRKTE
- the LOC133409421 gene encoding reticulon-4-like isoform X6, with the translated sequence MDAKQVADLVYWRDLKTTGVVFGAALLLLLSLTVCSIVSVCSYVGLALLSVTVCFRIYKGILQAIQKSDEGHPFKQYLEREVALSEDTAHKYGDVLLEKINKTVSELRRLFLVEDLVDSIKFALLMWILTYVGALFNGLTLAILAVIGAFSCPIIYEKHQAQIDHYLALVNNQIKDVIGKIQAKVPGMKRKTE